The following is a genomic window from Spirosoma foliorum.
TTGAAGGCATTTCGAAGGAGACGATGGTGAAAGACGATCAGGGCGTTTGGAGCTTTACCAAAAAGCTTGATCCTGATGTCTATGATTATGCTTTTGTTGTCGACGGGCTTCGCATTCCCGATCCGGCCAATCCGGTTGCCAAACCGTGTTATCAATGCAACGGGCAGAGTCTGGCGCATATGCCAGGGCCTGCTTCACTGAGCTGGGAGATTAAAGATGTTCCGCGTGGAGCAGTCAATCATCAGGTATATCGGTCGGCGGTTATGGGCGAAGATCGGGATTACTACGTGTACCTACCACCGAATTACGATCCGAAACGCAAAGAGCCTTATCCGGTATTTTTCCTGTTGCATGGCGCTACTGGCACAGCTTTGTCGTGGATTGTGAATGCGCAGGCCAATATCATTCTGGATAACCTGATTGCGGAAGGCAAGGCCAAGCCCATGATTATGGTAAATACCCTGGGTTATGGAGGCAATGATAAATACGCTACAGAGGTGATTCAGGAAATCATCCCGCAGGTTGAGAAAACCTACAACGCAGCTAAAGATAGGACCCAGCGGGCTATTGTGGGCTTGTCGATGGGGGGCGGAACGGCTTACTATACTGGTCTTAATCACCTCGATCACTTTGCCTATGTAGGCGGCATGAGCAGTGCTGTAGGCATGGGTGGCCCTCGTCCGCCAGCATCGACGACGTCCAGTCCAGCCACAACGGCGTCTTCCACCGAGCAAGCAACGGCTATGATGGATGTTTTTGCCAAGACATACCCTAAGCTGGACGAAAAGGCGAATTCTCAGCTTAAGCTGTTATGGGTTGCTTGTGGGGTCGATGATTTTCTGTATCAGAATAATAAATACTTCCGGGAATATCTGAGCTCGAAAAATGTAAAGTTTACCTATCACGAAACACCCGGTGGCCACACCTTTATGGTATGGCGTAGAAATCTGACCGATCTCGCTCCGCTGCTGTTTCGATAAAAAAAGCTTTCGGTTAAGCCGTGCCACGGTTCAAAACCATGGCACGGCTTATGTAATACCTAAATAGGCTCCTATTATGCTTTCGTCCCGCCACCTGATTTTTATGGAAGTGGCTCGTTTACTAAGCTTCAC
Proteins encoded in this region:
- a CDS encoding alpha/beta hydrolase-fold protein; the encoded protein is MKKAQYCFFLIFCLLALSFTLQAQQRLPPIKSPEVADGGLTFRLRAPNAKEVILDIEGISKETMVKDDQGVWSFTKKLDPDVYDYAFVVDGLRIPDPANPVAKPCYQCNGQSLAHMPGPASLSWEIKDVPRGAVNHQVYRSAVMGEDRDYYVYLPPNYDPKRKEPYPVFFLLHGATGTALSWIVNAQANIILDNLIAEGKAKPMIMVNTLGYGGNDKYATEVIQEIIPQVEKTYNAAKDRTQRAIVGLSMGGGTAYYTGLNHLDHFAYVGGMSSAVGMGGPRPPASTTSSPATTASSTEQATAMMDVFAKTYPKLDEKANSQLKLLWVACGVDDFLYQNNKYFREYLSSKNVKFTYHETPGGHTFMVWRRNLTDLAPLLFR